The following coding sequences are from one Panicum hallii strain FIL2 chromosome 5, PHallii_v3.1, whole genome shotgun sequence window:
- the LOC112893249 gene encoding auxin response factor 3-like isoform X2, with product MGIDLNMVDGEGEERRPPPAVCRDLWHACAGPVVALPRRGSLVVYLPQGHLAAVGGGDVAADLPPHVVCRVADIELCADAATDEVYARLALVAEGEAFGRNVRGGGVEGDDDMEDFDAERKSRMLHMFCKTLTASDTSTHGGFSVPRRAAEDCFPPLDYNQLRPSQELVAKDLHGAKWKFRHIYRGQPRRHLLTTGWSSFVNKKKLVSGDAVLFLRGDDGELRLGVRRAVQLKNEALFEDFSSDSAKRHTLSAVYDSLKHRSVFHISYNPRAASSEYIIPYRKFLKSLNHPVCIGARINFQCQNEDVSERRSGMVVGISEVDPMKWPGSKWRSLLIRWEDGSECNGQDRVSPWEIDIVGGSVSAAHSLSASSSKRTKLCPPGNLDVPTMWNGCTDSMETGKLPRVLQGQELMGFRTHRVTCAAQTAEVAKFQSSDASRFLTNARSCMLSGPTGRLAVQNSGFTYQYVGFNESIGFSEVLQGQEISQAVPMFQGMMSEACSLKGVYGLRGYMHTPAAVNGLSATAQECSLTLSTPPAAQVPPPHPNHMLNQTVSSQLGLGNKTAGEGANGSQPCPFDMSWEAQTRSHHETPAQISLDQFEARRASAPGDAAKIGSGGREVRKTSCRLFGFSLTEKILPADDDSVKEVSYEAECQNPRMLDLFGYNRSTPSAALPALCAAPFGM from the exons atGGGCATCGATCTCAACATGGTGGACGGTGAGGGCGAGGAGCGGCGCCCCCCGCCGGCGGTGTGCCGGGACCTGTGGCACGCGTGCGCGGGGCCCGTGGTCGCGCTGCCGCGGCGGGGCAGCCTCGTCGTGTACCTGCCGCAGGGTCACCTCGCTGCGGTTGGAGGCGGGGACGTCGCGGCGGACCTGCCGCCGCACGTGGTGTGCCGCGTCGCGGACATCGAGCTATGC GCGGATGCGGCGACGGACGAGGTGTACGCGCGGCTGGCGCTGGTGGCGGAGGGCGAG GCATTTGGGAGAAATGTGCGTGGTGGTGGAGTTGAAGGGGACGATGACATGGAGGATTTTGATGCTGAAAGGAAGTCCCGGATGCTGCACATGTTCTGCAAAACGCTCACTGCCTCTGACACTAGCACACATGGAGGGTTTTCTGTTCCTCGCCGAGCTGCTGAGGACTGTTTCCCACCGCTG GACTATAATCAACTCAGGCCTTCTCAAGAGCTTGTTGCCAAGGATTTGCATGGAGCCAAGTGGAAGTTTCGTCATATTTATAGGG GTCAGCCTCGTAGGCATCTCTTAACAACTGGATGGAGTTCATTTGTCAATAAAAAGAAACTGGTTTCAGGGGATGCAGTCTTATTTCTCCG AGGTGATGATGGTGAACTAAGATTGGGCGTAAGGAGAGCCGTTCAGCTTAAAAATGAGGCCCTTTTTGAAGATTTCAGTAGCGACAGTGCAAAGCGACATACGTTGTCTGCTGTATATGATTCCTTGAAACATAGAAGTGTCTTTCACATTTCTTACAATCCAAG AGCTGCTTCTTCGGAATATATAATTCCATACCGGAAGTTCCTTAAGAGCCTCAACCATCCAGTCTGTATTGGAGCGAGGATCAACTTCCAATGCCAGAATGAAGATGTTAGTGAAAG GCGATCTGGAATGGTTGTTGGCATTAGTGAAGTAGATCCCATGAAATGGCCTGGCTCAAAGTGGAGAAGCCTGCTG ATAAGATGGGAGGATGGTTCTGAATGCAATGGCCAAGATAGAGTATCTCCATGGGAGATCGATATAGTTGGTGGTTCAGTCTCTGCTGCCCATTCTCTGTCTGCATCTAGTTCTAAAAGAACCAAGTTATGTCCTCCGGGAAATTTGGACGTTCCAACAATGT GGAATGGTTGTACTGACTCCATGGAAACTGGAAAGTTACCCAGGGTCTTGCAAGGTCAAGAATTGATGGGTTTTAGGACTCATCGTGTTACGTGTGCTGCTCAAACAGCTGAGGTTGCAAAATTTCAATCTTCTGATGCTAGTAGGTTCCTTACTAATGCACGAAGCTGCATGTTGAGTGGTCCAACAGGCAGACTTGCAGTACAGAACTCTGGCTTTACCTACCAATATGTAGGCTTCAATGAATCTATTGGATTCTCAGAGGTCTTGCAAGGTCAAGAAATTTCTCAGGCAGTTCCTATGTTCCAAGGAATGATGTCTGAGGCTTGTTCACTGAAAGGTGTATATGGGCTGCGTGGTTATATGCACACCCCTGCTGCTGTTAACGGATTATCAGCCACAGCTCAAGAATGTTCTCTCACACTATCTACTCCGCCTGCAGCACAAGTGCCCCCTCCCCATCCCAATCACATGCTTAACCAAACTGTGTCATCACAGCTTGGTTTGGGAAACAAGACTGCTGGCGAAGGTGCAAATGGCAGTCAGCCTTGCCCATTTGATATGTCGTGGGAAGCTCAGACCAGGTCACATCATGAAACACCTGCTCAAATTAGCTTGGATCAATTTGAGGCTAGGAGAGCTTCAGCACCTGGAGATGCTGCTAAGATTGGGTCTGGTGGAAGGGAGGTTCGCAAAACTAGCTGCAGGCTTTTTGGTTTCTCATTGACTGAGAAGATCTTGCCAGC
- the LOC112893249 gene encoding auxin response factor 3-like isoform X1 translates to MGIDLNMVDGEGEERRPPPAVCRDLWHACAGPVVALPRRGSLVVYLPQGHLAAVGGGDVAADLPPHVVCRVADIELCADAATDEVYARLALVAEGEAFGRNVRGGGVEGDDDMEDFDAERKSRMLHMFCKTLTASDTSTHGGFSVPRRAAEDCFPPLDYNQLRPSQELVAKDLHGAKWKFRHIYRGQPRRHLLTTGWSSFVNKKKLVSGDAVLFLRGDDGELRLGVRRAVQLKNEALFEDFSSDSAKRHTLSAVYDSLKHRSVFHISYNPRAASSEYIIPYRKFLKSLNHPVCIGARINFQCQNEDVSERRSGMVVGISEVDPMKWPGSKWRSLLIRWEDGSECNGQDRVSPWEIDIVGGSVSAAHSLSASSSKRTKLCPPGNLDVPTMYDAGNGCTDSMETGKLPRVLQGQELMGFRTHRVTCAAQTAEVAKFQSSDASRFLTNARSCMLSGPTGRLAVQNSGFTYQYVGFNESIGFSEVLQGQEISQAVPMFQGMMSEACSLKGVYGLRGYMHTPAAVNGLSATAQECSLTLSTPPAAQVPPPHPNHMLNQTVSSQLGLGNKTAGEGANGSQPCPFDMSWEAQTRSHHETPAQISLDQFEARRASAPGDAAKIGSGGREVRKTSCRLFGFSLTEKILPADDDSVKEVSYEAECQNPRMLDLFGYNRSTPSAALPALCAAPFGM, encoded by the exons atGGGCATCGATCTCAACATGGTGGACGGTGAGGGCGAGGAGCGGCGCCCCCCGCCGGCGGTGTGCCGGGACCTGTGGCACGCGTGCGCGGGGCCCGTGGTCGCGCTGCCGCGGCGGGGCAGCCTCGTCGTGTACCTGCCGCAGGGTCACCTCGCTGCGGTTGGAGGCGGGGACGTCGCGGCGGACCTGCCGCCGCACGTGGTGTGCCGCGTCGCGGACATCGAGCTATGC GCGGATGCGGCGACGGACGAGGTGTACGCGCGGCTGGCGCTGGTGGCGGAGGGCGAG GCATTTGGGAGAAATGTGCGTGGTGGTGGAGTTGAAGGGGACGATGACATGGAGGATTTTGATGCTGAAAGGAAGTCCCGGATGCTGCACATGTTCTGCAAAACGCTCACTGCCTCTGACACTAGCACACATGGAGGGTTTTCTGTTCCTCGCCGAGCTGCTGAGGACTGTTTCCCACCGCTG GACTATAATCAACTCAGGCCTTCTCAAGAGCTTGTTGCCAAGGATTTGCATGGAGCCAAGTGGAAGTTTCGTCATATTTATAGGG GTCAGCCTCGTAGGCATCTCTTAACAACTGGATGGAGTTCATTTGTCAATAAAAAGAAACTGGTTTCAGGGGATGCAGTCTTATTTCTCCG AGGTGATGATGGTGAACTAAGATTGGGCGTAAGGAGAGCCGTTCAGCTTAAAAATGAGGCCCTTTTTGAAGATTTCAGTAGCGACAGTGCAAAGCGACATACGTTGTCTGCTGTATATGATTCCTTGAAACATAGAAGTGTCTTTCACATTTCTTACAATCCAAG AGCTGCTTCTTCGGAATATATAATTCCATACCGGAAGTTCCTTAAGAGCCTCAACCATCCAGTCTGTATTGGAGCGAGGATCAACTTCCAATGCCAGAATGAAGATGTTAGTGAAAG GCGATCTGGAATGGTTGTTGGCATTAGTGAAGTAGATCCCATGAAATGGCCTGGCTCAAAGTGGAGAAGCCTGCTG ATAAGATGGGAGGATGGTTCTGAATGCAATGGCCAAGATAGAGTATCTCCATGGGAGATCGATATAGTTGGTGGTTCAGTCTCTGCTGCCCATTCTCTGTCTGCATCTAGTTCTAAAAGAACCAAGTTATGTCCTCCGGGAAATTTGGACGTTCCAACAATGT ATGATGCAGGGAATGGTTGTACTGACTCCATGGAAACTGGAAAGTTACCCAGGGTCTTGCAAGGTCAAGAATTGATGGGTTTTAGGACTCATCGTGTTACGTGTGCTGCTCAAACAGCTGAGGTTGCAAAATTTCAATCTTCTGATGCTAGTAGGTTCCTTACTAATGCACGAAGCTGCATGTTGAGTGGTCCAACAGGCAGACTTGCAGTACAGAACTCTGGCTTTACCTACCAATATGTAGGCTTCAATGAATCTATTGGATTCTCAGAGGTCTTGCAAGGTCAAGAAATTTCTCAGGCAGTTCCTATGTTCCAAGGAATGATGTCTGAGGCTTGTTCACTGAAAGGTGTATATGGGCTGCGTGGTTATATGCACACCCCTGCTGCTGTTAACGGATTATCAGCCACAGCTCAAGAATGTTCTCTCACACTATCTACTCCGCCTGCAGCACAAGTGCCCCCTCCCCATCCCAATCACATGCTTAACCAAACTGTGTCATCACAGCTTGGTTTGGGAAACAAGACTGCTGGCGAAGGTGCAAATGGCAGTCAGCCTTGCCCATTTGATATGTCGTGGGAAGCTCAGACCAGGTCACATCATGAAACACCTGCTCAAATTAGCTTGGATCAATTTGAGGCTAGGAGAGCTTCAGCACCTGGAGATGCTGCTAAGATTGGGTCTGGTGGAAGGGAGGTTCGCAAAACTAGCTGCAGGCTTTTTGGTTTCTCATTGACTGAGAAGATCTTGCCAGC